ATGGCCGAAGCCTCGTCCCTCAAATCCAAGGGCGACGCCTTCCGCCAATACCAACAAGAGACCAACGCCTTCTTCCCCGGCCCCACCAGAAGCAGCGAGTAGACAGTAGCGTGTAGCGAGCATCCGAATGCTCCGCTACCCGCACCGCACTACCCGCTACTCACTACTCGCTACTCGCTACTCACAAAAATGATCGACTGGCTGCTCGAAAAGAACCTGCTCCCCGATGCCCTCATCCGCGTCGGCATCCGCCGCCTCCTCGCCCAACGCATCCGCGACGAGGCCGGCTACGATGCTGCCGCCTACGTGGCCGATCTCAAGACCCGCGGCATCGCCGAGCAAACCGCCGCCGCCAACGAGCAGCACTACGAGGTGCCCACCCGCTTCTACCAGCTCTGCCTCGGCGCCCGCCTCAAATACTCCGGCTGCTTCTATCCCACCGGGAACGAATCCCTCGACGAAGCCGAGACCCACATGCTCGACCTTTACGCCGAGCGCGGAGAGTTCACCGACGGGCAGGACATCCTCGAGCTCGGCTGCGGCTGGGGCTCCATCACGCTCTACCTCGCCGCCCGCTATCCCGACTCCCACATCACCGCTGTATCCAATTCCCGGACACAGAAGCTCCACATCGATGCCGAGGCCACCCGCCGCGGCCTGACCAACGTCACCGTGATCACGGCCGACATGAACGATTTCGACATCACGCCCGCGTCCTTCGACCGCGTGATCTCCATCGAGATGTTTGAACACATGAAGAACTACCAACGGCTCCTCGCCCATGTGGCCCGTTGGCTGCGCCCCGGCGGCAAGCTCTTCGTCCACATCTTCACCCACCGCGAGCTGTCCTATCACTTCGTCGCCCGCGACGCGACCGACTGGATGTCCCGCTACTTTTTCACCGGCGGTCAGATGCCCGCCCACGATCTGCTCAGCCACTTCCAAGACGACCTCACTCTCGAGGCCGCTTGGCAGGTCAACGGCCGCCACTATCAGCAGACCGCCGAACACTGGCTCCAGAACATGGACCGCCACCGCGACGAAATCCTCCCGCTCTTCGCCGAAACCTACGGCGCGAACCAAACCACCAAATGGTGGGTCTATTGGCGCGTCTTCTACATGGCTTGCGCCGAACTCTGGGGCTACCGCAACGGCGAGGAATGGCTCGTGAGCCAC
This portion of the Actomonas aquatica genome encodes:
- a CDS encoding SAM-dependent methyltransferase: MIDWLLEKNLLPDALIRVGIRRLLAQRIRDEAGYDAAAYVADLKTRGIAEQTAAANEQHYEVPTRFYQLCLGARLKYSGCFYPTGNESLDEAETHMLDLYAERGEFTDGQDILELGCGWGSITLYLAARYPDSHITAVSNSRTQKLHIDAEATRRGLTNVTVITADMNDFDITPASFDRVISIEMFEHMKNYQRLLAHVARWLRPGGKLFVHIFTHRELSYHFVARDATDWMSRYFFTGGQMPAHDLLSHFQDDLTLEAAWQVNGRHYQQTAEHWLQNMDRHRDEILPLFAETYGANQTTKWWVYWRVFYMACAELWGYRNGEEWLVSHYRFSKPS